A single region of the Thioalkalivibrio nitratireducens DSM 14787 genome encodes:
- a CDS encoding replication-associated recombination protein A encodes MTPGPASDDLFGDPVSTGSGEGRGTPGPSGTPDDTVPLAERMRPRSLDEVLGQEHLLGPQAPLRQAIERGQPPSMILWGSPGCGKTTLARLAADTGALAFATLSAVLAGVKDVRAVVDQARVRRSGSGQGTLLFIDEIHRFNKAQQDALLPHIEDGTIRFIGATTENPSFALNNALLSRLRVYRLQPVGAGAIAALLRAALQDRERGLGGRGLRLADEWIERLAAAADGDARRALNWLETAADLADGGEISAEALRAVMGAQALQFDRQGDAFYDQVSALHKSVRGSDPDGAAYWLVRMLDAGCDPDYLGRRLLRMAWEDIGLAAVGIAGRVLAAWETVERLGRPEADLALVQVAIELACAPKSNSAYAALGAVRAAIADTGSLPVPLHLRNAPTALMKEQGFGAGYRYDHDEPDGFARGQTYLPEEILERSFYRPGEQGTERILADRLRALGRGQPPEPDAGEGRS; translated from the coding sequence GTGACTCCCGGGCCCGCCAGCGACGACCTCTTCGGCGACCCGGTCTCGACCGGTAGCGGCGAAGGGCGCGGCACACCGGGTCCGAGCGGAACTCCCGACGACACCGTACCGCTGGCCGAGCGCATGCGGCCGCGCAGCCTGGACGAGGTGCTGGGCCAGGAACATCTGCTCGGGCCGCAGGCGCCGCTGCGTCAAGCCATCGAGCGGGGGCAGCCGCCGTCGATGATCCTCTGGGGATCGCCCGGCTGCGGCAAGACGACGCTGGCCCGATTGGCCGCCGACACCGGGGCGCTGGCGTTCGCCACGCTGTCGGCGGTGCTGGCCGGGGTCAAGGACGTGCGCGCGGTCGTCGACCAGGCGCGCGTACGCCGGTCGGGATCGGGGCAGGGCACGCTGCTGTTCATCGACGAGATCCACCGCTTCAACAAGGCCCAGCAGGATGCGCTGTTGCCGCACATCGAGGACGGCACGATCCGTTTCATCGGCGCAACCACCGAGAACCCGTCGTTCGCGCTGAACAACGCGCTGCTGTCCCGTCTGCGCGTGTATCGCCTGCAGCCCGTCGGCGCCGGCGCGATCGCCGCCCTGCTGCGTGCGGCGCTGCAGGATCGGGAACGGGGGCTCGGCGGGCGCGGGCTGCGGCTCGCCGACGAGTGGATCGAACGCCTCGCAGCCGCCGCGGACGGGGATGCACGCAGGGCACTGAACTGGCTGGAGACGGCGGCCGACCTGGCCGACGGCGGCGAGATCAGCGCCGAGGCGCTGCGCGCGGTGATGGGTGCGCAGGCGCTTCAGTTCGACCGCCAGGGCGACGCCTTCTACGACCAGGTCTCGGCGCTGCACAAGTCGGTGCGCGGTTCGGACCCGGATGGTGCAGCGTACTGGCTGGTGCGTATGCTGGATGCCGGCTGCGATCCAGACTACCTGGGCCGGCGCCTGCTGCGCATGGCCTGGGAGGACATCGGCCTGGCTGCGGTGGGCATTGCCGGGCGGGTGCTCGCGGCCTGGGAGACGGTCGAGCGGCTGGGGCGTCCGGAGGCGGATCTCGCACTGGTGCAGGTCGCGATCGAGCTCGCCTGCGCACCCAAGAGCAATTCCGCCTATGCCGCGCTCGGCGCGGTTCGGGCGGCCATAGCGGACACCGGCAGCCTGCCGGTGCCGCTGCACCTGCGCAATGCGCCGACCGCGCTGATGAAAGAACAGGGGTTCGGCGCGGGGTACCGCTATGACCACGACGAGCCCGACGGCTTCGCGCGCGGGCAGACCTATCTTCCGGAGGAGATCCTGGAACGGTCTTTCTACCGGCCGGGCGAGCAGGGTACCGAGCGGATCCTGGCCGACCGCCTGCGTGCGCTGGGCCGCGGCCAGCCGCCGGAGCCGGATGCTGGGGAAGGTCGATCGTGA
- the pbpG gene encoding D-alanyl-D-alanine endopeptidase encodes MKNTLWTTLLVVNLMLTLLPVTAWSAGNAAGLSATQLQLASVHAAVVDLKSGDPLYAKFADRPVPIASITKLMTAMVVLDSGQPLDEWLEITQRSDDPPKNTYSRIRIGSQATREDLLRITLMSSENLAAYLLGRNHPGGMEAFIADMNAKARALGMEQTRFVDPSGLWPDNHASASDLVKMVQAAYRYPTIREMSTTSRHRVHFRNPRYSLDYGNTNSLVSSARWNVGLSKTGYLTEAGRCLVMVAEVSDQPLVMVLLDSLGTRTPLGDAGRIRRWIETGTGGAVASAAQDYERQRASALAASGATSPR; translated from the coding sequence ATGAAGAACACGCTCTGGACCACACTACTGGTGGTAAACCTCATGCTCACGCTGCTGCCGGTCACTGCCTGGTCGGCCGGAAACGCCGCGGGGCTCAGCGCCACCCAACTCCAGCTCGCCTCGGTACACGCCGCGGTCGTCGATCTGAAATCGGGTGACCCGCTCTACGCCAAATTCGCCGACCGCCCGGTCCCGATCGCCTCGATCACCAAGCTGATGACCGCGATGGTAGTGCTCGACTCCGGGCAGCCGCTGGACGAGTGGCTGGAGATCACCCAGCGTTCGGACGACCCGCCGAAGAATACCTATTCGCGCATCCGCATCGGCTCCCAGGCGACCCGCGAAGATCTCCTGCGGATCACGCTGATGTCATCGGAAAACCTCGCCGCCTATCTGCTCGGACGCAACCACCCTGGAGGCATGGAGGCCTTCATCGCGGACATGAACGCGAAGGCCCGCGCGCTGGGCATGGAACAGACGCGGTTCGTCGATCCCTCGGGCCTTTGGCCCGATAACCACGCGAGCGCCAGCGACCTGGTGAAGATGGTGCAAGCCGCGTATCGGTATCCCACGATCCGCGAAATGTCGACCACGTCCCGGCATCGCGTGCATTTCCGGAATCCGCGCTACAGCCTCGACTACGGCAACACGAACTCGCTTGTCAGCTCGGCGCGCTGGAACGTCGGGTTGAGCAAGACCGGCTACCTGACCGAGGCGGGGCGATGCCTGGTGATGGTCGCGGAGGTCTCCGACCAGCCGCTGGTCATGGTGCTGCTGGACTCGCTCGGCACACGCACACCGCTGGGCGATGCCGGGCGGATCCGGCGCTGGATCGAGACCGGCACCGGAGGCGCGGTGGCGAGTGCGGCGCAGGACTACGAACGCCAGCGCGCCTCCGCACTGGCCGCCAGCGGGGCCACATCTCCGCGTTGA
- a CDS encoding DUF86 domain-containing protein, whose translation MSRSSLEFLRHILDELEYLSAEAQILDLRQLQTDARAKRAVVRSLEIIGEAAKQLSEDLRARHPEVPWRALTAMRDKMIHHYFGVDYEIVWDVLATKVPGLRAQVRQVLEDEGRLEGG comes from the coding sequence ATGTCCCGCTCGTCGCTTGAGTTTCTGCGACACATCCTCGACGAGCTGGAGTACTTGTCGGCAGAGGCGCAAATTCTCGACCTTCGGCAGCTTCAAACCGACGCCCGTGCCAAGCGGGCAGTGGTGCGCAGCCTCGAGATCATCGGGGAAGCAGCGAAGCAGCTTTCCGAGGATCTACGCGCTCGCCATCCGGAGGTTCCCTGGCGAGCGCTGACCGCGATGCGCGACAAGATGATTCATCACTATTTCGGTGTCGACTACGAGATCGTTTGGGACGTTCTGGCGACCAAGGTTCCGGGCCTGCGGGCGCAGGTCCGGCAGGTGCTCGAAGACGAGGGGCGACTGGAAGGCGGATAG
- a CDS encoding TVP38/TMEM64 family protein: MSPWLWGPALLLVAAAVIYLIGWIPIESIDFVTLEARFQAIGPWSGLLFVLAFVALAMLPLPTTVWVLLGGSLYGPAVGTVLSVGSATIAAVLAFVTGRYLARDYVRARAGPRTCRVIRGVEAEGWRFVAMTRLIPVFPFAPTNYALGLTGIRLRTYTVTTAIALVPNLAAYTWLGHATRQAISGAENLIQILLLALALVAMLLFLPGFIRRLASNSAEPC, translated from the coding sequence GTGAGCCCCTGGCTCTGGGGGCCAGCCCTGCTGCTGGTCGCGGCAGCCGTGATCTATCTGATCGGCTGGATCCCGATCGAGTCCATCGATTTCGTGACGCTGGAGGCGCGCTTCCAGGCGATCGGCCCCTGGTCCGGGCTGCTGTTCGTGCTCGCATTCGTCGCGTTGGCCATGCTGCCGCTTCCCACCACCGTTTGGGTACTGCTGGGCGGGAGCCTGTATGGCCCGGCCGTCGGGACGGTCCTGAGCGTCGGTAGCGCGACCATCGCCGCGGTGCTGGCATTCGTCACCGGGCGCTACCTGGCCCGAGATTACGTGCGCGCGCGCGCCGGTCCCCGGACCTGCCGGGTGATCCGTGGCGTCGAGGCGGAGGGCTGGCGTTTCGTCGCGATGACCCGGCTGATTCCGGTGTTCCCGTTCGCGCCGACCAACTACGCCCTGGGCCTCACCGGCATCCGTCTTCGCACCTACACGGTGACCACTGCGATCGCGCTGGTGCCGAACCTCGCCGCCTATACCTGGCTGGGTCACGCGACCCGCCAGGCGATCAGCGGTGCGGAGAACCTGATCCAGATCCTGCTGCTGGCTCTCGCGCTCGTGGCAATGCTGCTGTTTCTGCCCGGCTTCATCCGCCGACTGGCGAGTAACTCGGCCGAGCCCTGCTGA
- a CDS encoding nucleotidyltransferase family protein, which yields MTARCDTRDDVLRILKQSRDELRALGVRRVGLFGSFRRGDAQSASDVDLLVEFEPGEKTFDHFLALSGLLEEAMQRPVDLVTPEALSPHVGPHILREVEYVPLVA from the coding sequence GTGACCGCACGATGTGATACCCGGGACGATGTGCTCCGCATCCTGAAGCAGTCCAGGGATGAGCTGCGCGCGCTCGGGGTGCGGCGGGTGGGCCTCTTCGGCTCGTTCCGACGCGGCGACGCCCAGTCTGCCAGCGACGTCGATCTGCTCGTCGAGTTCGAACCGGGCGAGAAGACCTTCGACCACTTCCTGGCACTTTCCGGCCTGCTCGAGGAGGCGATGCAACGGCCGGTGGATCTGGTCACGCCGGAGGCGCTGAGCCCCCATGTCGGTCCGCACATCCTCAGGGAAGTGGAGTATGTCCCGCTCGTCGCTTGA
- a CDS encoding TolC family protein, producing MADPPWRTRPVPGRLRVGACALLLCTALLAVSAAHAQGLRLDIPPNDRVATETAITPGPAAALSLEDAVAMALQNAPGLRAERLAPLIQGTFEAQERAVFDPTLFAEVELARDRSVRQFQEIQVQEAFRSERERSEAGLRQTLPTGTELTLSLRSTRTESSRAREQYTGRAGISLTQALLRGGRIESNLVRLRQAALDVTASEFELRGFIERLVADVEAAYWDAVLAAEDIAIYEEALDVAERQLRETRARIRAGDRPETEEIGARAEAALRRQGLIDARTALARAQDRLARLVRAETADWEQRFDLTSPPAPQEYVLEPVADYIALGLLYRPDLNETRLRIQRGELEIVQTRNGLLPRLDFFLTLGASGFAESFSASLRGDQGDGYDLVGGLRFELPLGSRAADAAFSRARLTREQTRAALDSLERLAIQDIRANWLEADRARAQVHAREETVALQRELLRVEEVRFRVGTGTALAVAQAQRDLLESELSLREVTVRFRQASTELLQQSGALLLHRGIDSPGQDPVHVL from the coding sequence ATGGCCGATCCACCATGGCGCACGCGCCCGGTTCCCGGTCGGCTTCGGGTCGGCGCGTGCGCCCTGCTCCTCTGTACGGCGTTGCTGGCCGTCTCCGCTGCGCACGCCCAGGGACTCCGCCTCGATATCCCGCCGAACGACCGCGTCGCCACGGAGACGGCCATCACCCCGGGACCGGCGGCCGCACTGTCGCTCGAGGACGCGGTCGCGATGGCGTTGCAGAACGCGCCGGGCCTGCGCGCGGAACGCCTCGCGCCGCTGATCCAGGGCACATTCGAGGCCCAGGAGCGCGCGGTGTTCGACCCGACACTGTTTGCCGAGGTCGAGCTGGCACGCGACCGCAGTGTCCGGCAGTTCCAGGAGATCCAGGTGCAGGAGGCGTTCCGCTCGGAGCGCGAGCGGAGCGAGGCCGGACTGCGGCAGACGTTGCCGACCGGCACCGAGCTGACCCTGTCGCTGCGCAGCACGCGCACCGAGAGCTCCCGGGCCCGCGAACAGTACACCGGCCGTGCCGGAATCAGCCTGACCCAGGCCTTGCTGCGCGGCGGGCGGATCGAATCGAACCTGGTCCGGCTGCGGCAGGCGGCGCTGGACGTCACCGCGTCCGAGTTCGAGCTGCGCGGGTTCATCGAACGGCTGGTCGCCGACGTCGAGGCCGCCTACTGGGACGCGGTGCTCGCCGCCGAGGATATCGCGATCTACGAAGAGGCCCTCGACGTCGCCGAGCGGCAGCTGCGCGAGACCCGGGCGCGCATTCGCGCCGGCGACCGGCCGGAAACCGAGGAGATCGGTGCCCGCGCCGAGGCCGCGCTGCGGCGCCAGGGCCTGATCGACGCCCGCACCGCACTCGCCCGTGCGCAGGACCGCCTCGCACGGCTGGTCCGCGCGGAAACCGCCGACTGGGAACAGCGGTTCGATCTGACCAGCCCGCCGGCACCACAGGAGTACGTTCTCGAGCCGGTGGCGGATTACATCGCGCTGGGACTCCTGTACCGGCCCGACCTCAACGAGACCCGGCTGCGAATCCAGCGCGGGGAGCTCGAGATCGTGCAAACGCGCAACGGTCTGCTGCCGCGGCTGGATTTCTTCCTGACGCTCGGTGCATCGGGCTTCGCCGAGAGCTTCAGTGCATCGCTGCGCGGTGACCAGGGCGACGGCTACGACCTCGTCGGCGGACTACGCTTCGAACTGCCGCTGGGCAGCCGCGCGGCCGACGCCGCGTTCAGCCGCGCGCGCCTGACCCGGGAGCAGACCCGCGCCGCGCTGGACAGCCTCGAACGCCTCGCGATCCAGGACATCCGCGCCAATTGGCTGGAGGCCGACCGCGCCCGCGCCCAGGTCCACGCGCGCGAAGAGACGGTCGCACTGCAGCGGGAACTGCTCCGGGTCGAGGAGGTCCGCTTTCGCGTCGGCACAGGCACCGCGCTCGCGGTGGCGCAGGCGCAGCGCGACCTGCTCGAGAGCGAACTGAGCCTGCGCGAGGTCACGGTGCGCTTCCGCCAGGCCAGCACCGAGCTGCTTCAACAGAGCGGCGCGCTGCTGCTGCACCGGGGCATCGACAGCCCCGGCCAGGATCCGGTGCACGTCCTCTGA
- the lolA gene encoding outer membrane lipoprotein chaperone LolA yields the protein MISIFAKTLYALVALALLVPGSAAASGEARQALERFLSGLDTYSAEFTQTLTDETGFLLQEADGRLSLALPDRLRWELDGPFEQWVVADGEYLWLYDPDLRQATVRPLDDSLEATPLALLTQPHRLDERFAVAEETVPDGLRLVLSPRAREADFTRLELDLTLDGELRALAFLDVFGQRTEMRLRDARRNPALAPAEFQFTAPPGTDIYRP from the coding sequence ATGATATCGATCTTCGCAAAGACCCTCTATGCCCTGGTGGCGCTGGCGCTGCTCGTGCCCGGCTCCGCCGCAGCATCGGGTGAGGCACGGCAGGCCCTGGAACGTTTCCTATCGGGTCTGGACACCTATAGCGCCGAGTTCACGCAGACGCTGACCGACGAGACTGGCTTCCTGTTGCAGGAGGCGGACGGGCGGCTGTCGCTGGCACTCCCGGATCGGCTGCGCTGGGAACTCGATGGACCGTTCGAACAGTGGGTGGTCGCCGACGGCGAGTACCTGTGGCTGTACGATCCCGACCTGCGCCAGGCGACTGTACGGCCGCTGGACGACTCCCTGGAGGCGACACCGCTCGCGCTGCTGACCCAGCCGCACCGGCTGGACGAGCGCTTTGCGGTCGCGGAGGAGACGGTGCCGGACGGCCTGCGGCTGGTGTTGTCTCCCCGCGCCCGGGAAGCCGATTTCACGCGGCTGGAACTGGACCTGACTCTCGATGGAGAATTGCGGGCGCTTGCTTTCCTCGATGTCTTCGGCCAGCGCACCGAAATGCGGCTGCGCGACGCGCGTCGCAACCCGGCGCTGGCGCCAGCCGAGTTCCAGTTCACCGCGCCGCCGGGAACCGACATCTACCGGCCGTGA
- a CDS encoding efflux RND transporter periplasmic adaptor subunit — MTRLLLAFVTLAALAGAGIFWWLEREPEPAGARPAAAARPVAVETVAVQTRDLVRELFLTGSLEASRRIEVMPRLGGRIERIPVEIGDTVVPGDLLLQLDPEEFQQDLLQAEAEFAVAQAGLGEARESLNAARRELTRVRELHGQGIASAAELEAAQTQVALQQTRVELAQSQLRSREAARRSTQIRAEFTRVRADWENGLPRHVAERLADPGALVAANTPVLTLVALDPLRAVVFVTEADYGRLRAGQPVRLRTAAWPGETFTGRVTRIAPEFREASRQARVEIEVPNPELQLRPGMFAEIAIELERRLGAQSVPRDALLQREEGFVLFTVDPATDPPQARRHRVTPGIRDGDWVEIVEPELSGAVVTLGQHLLSEDTPVRLQGAGGTAPRGKPDAAPGR; from the coding sequence ATGACCCGCCTGCTCCTCGCTTTCGTGACGCTCGCCGCGCTGGCCGGGGCGGGGATTTTCTGGTGGTTGGAACGCGAGCCCGAACCCGCCGGGGCTCGTCCCGCCGCGGCGGCCCGGCCGGTCGCTGTCGAAACCGTGGCGGTGCAGACGCGCGACCTCGTCCGCGAACTGTTTTTGACCGGTTCGCTGGAAGCCTCGCGGCGCATCGAGGTGATGCCGCGCCTCGGCGGCCGGATCGAGCGGATCCCGGTCGAGATCGGTGACACGGTCGTTCCCGGCGACCTGCTGCTGCAGCTCGATCCCGAGGAGTTCCAGCAGGACCTGCTGCAGGCCGAAGCGGAGTTCGCGGTCGCGCAGGCGGGCCTCGGCGAGGCGCGCGAGAGTCTGAACGCGGCGCGCCGCGAGTTGACCCGGGTGCGCGAACTGCATGGCCAGGGGATCGCTTCGGCCGCGGAACTCGAGGCGGCGCAGACGCAGGTGGCGCTGCAGCAGACACGCGTCGAGCTGGCGCAGTCGCAGCTGCGCAGCCGCGAGGCCGCACGACGCAGCACGCAGATCCGGGCGGAGTTCACCCGGGTCCGCGCCGACTGGGAGAACGGCCTGCCCCGCCATGTCGCTGAGCGTCTCGCCGACCCCGGCGCGCTGGTGGCGGCGAACACGCCGGTGCTGACGCTGGTCGCGCTGGACCCGCTGCGTGCCGTCGTTTTCGTCACCGAGGCGGACTACGGCCGGCTGCGCGCGGGGCAGCCGGTGCGCCTGCGCACCGCCGCCTGGCCCGGCGAAACGTTCACCGGTCGCGTGACCCGCATCGCTCCGGAGTTCCGCGAGGCTTCCCGGCAGGCCCGGGTCGAGATCGAGGTTCCGAACCCGGAACTGCAGCTGCGGCCGGGGATGTTCGCCGAGATCGCGATCGAGCTCGAGCGCCGGCTTGGTGCGCAGTCCGTTCCCCGCGACGCGCTGCTCCAGCGTGAAGAGGGCTTCGTGCTGTTCACCGTGGACCCCGCCACCGACCCTCCGCAGGCCCGCAGGCACCGGGTGACGCCGGGCATCCGCGACGGCGACTGGGTGGAGATCGTCGAGCCGGAGCTTTCCGGCGCGGTCGTGACGCTCGGCCAGCACCTGCTTTCCGAGGACACCCCGGTGCGCCTGCAGGGGGCCGGCGGGACGGCACCGCGCGGCAAACCCGACGCGGCGCCCGGACGATGA
- a CDS encoding efflux RND transporter permease subunit: MNPARLTVHRPVMTGMATLIVILLGLAALTRLPVDLLPDITYPVLTVTTAYPNAGPEEVEQLVTRPIEQAAAAITGAREIRSTSSEGSSNVRVQFGWGTDLREAVDDLRDRLARIASQLPEGADQPLVRQFDTQASPIMQLGVGSALDPIQLRALIDNRIAPRFERLPGVAAVDVRGGLEREIRIEVHPERLQALGIGLDTVRSALQEASVVSPGGPVVEGRREFRLRTEAQFRDLEEIANTVVRRDETGPVRLFQIADIRDTHQRPTRTFRVDGADGMVLAIRKLADANTVDVAAAVRAEVRRIERDFPQVAIQIPSDGSRFISRSIANLGQAILYGSALAVLVLLAFLRNLRFTLVAATAIPISVIATFGLVYFGGLTLNLMTLGGIALGVGLMVDNAIVVIESIARNREENPGLGIPEAAIKGTGQVSAAIVASTLTTLAIFLPLFFAEELAGQLFKPLAAVVAFALAVSLIASLTLVPMLMARRMLHSASAATATPHGLERTYLRLLEPALRHPWWVVLASLALLLFALQGYRGVGTEFLPATDEGDIRINLSMEPGTRLEVLDAVTREVEATVRERVPEAQHMVTSIGASAFGFGSPSSSNLRLNVGPRDARDRSSEEIAAALRQAIGQPPGVTVRVRASGGIFMRGFGRGDDTERLSIEVRGFDRVAMNAVALAFGEAVEDIPGVTDVRVGDDGGQPEFLTRIDRARAADLGVDVRSIAQAIETAIGGSRAGQLRTGGTETRIWVQVQDAEHRRLDELLNLTVAGAGAGGERIPLRSLVRFEPVIGPSSIQRREQARIATLFVNVAERPLGDIAADVRAALAQIPLPDEVDYQVSGDIEEQEAAFSELFLGTVLAILLVYMVMASLYESLRDPLIVMFSVPLAAIGVVLALRLTGTTLNVQSLIGVMLLVGIVVNNAILLVDRMARLQRGEGRAVRDAVLLAARQRLRPILMTTLTTILALVPLSLGLGEGGEAQAPMARVVIGGLISSTLITLFLIPALYLIVHRTATATAAPVVPPSRETA, translated from the coding sequence ATCAACCCCGCCCGGCTCACTGTGCACCGGCCGGTGATGACCGGCATGGCGACCCTGATCGTGATCCTGCTCGGCCTTGCCGCGCTGACCCGGCTGCCGGTGGACCTGCTCCCGGACATCACCTACCCGGTGCTGACCGTGACCACCGCCTACCCCAACGCCGGCCCCGAGGAGGTCGAGCAACTCGTGACCCGCCCGATCGAGCAGGCGGCGGCCGCGATTACCGGCGCCCGGGAGATCCGCTCGACGTCGAGCGAGGGCAGCAGCAACGTCCGCGTGCAGTTCGGCTGGGGCACCGACCTGCGCGAGGCGGTCGATGACCTGCGCGACCGGCTGGCCCGGATCGCAAGCCAGCTGCCGGAGGGGGCGGACCAGCCGCTGGTCCGGCAGTTCGACACCCAGGCATCACCGATCATGCAGCTGGGCGTGGGCAGCGCGCTCGACCCGATCCAGCTGCGCGCGCTGATCGACAACCGCATCGCGCCGCGATTCGAGCGCCTGCCGGGGGTCGCCGCGGTGGACGTCCGCGGCGGTCTCGAGCGAGAGATCCGCATCGAGGTGCATCCCGAGCGCCTGCAGGCGCTGGGCATCGGGCTGGACACCGTGCGCAGTGCGCTGCAGGAGGCCAGCGTCGTGTCCCCCGGGGGACCGGTAGTCGAAGGCCGCCGCGAGTTCCGGCTCCGCACCGAGGCGCAGTTCCGGGATCTCGAAGAGATCGCGAACACGGTGGTGCGCCGCGACGAGACCGGGCCGGTGCGGCTGTTCCAGATCGCCGACATCCGCGACACCCACCAGCGCCCGACACGGACGTTCCGGGTCGACGGCGCCGACGGGATGGTGCTCGCGATCCGCAAGCTCGCGGACGCGAACACGGTCGACGTCGCGGCGGCGGTACGCGCGGAGGTCCGCCGGATCGAGCGCGACTTTCCGCAGGTCGCGATCCAGATCCCCTCGGACGGGTCACGATTCATCTCGCGCTCGATCGCGAATCTCGGGCAGGCGATCCTGTACGGGTCGGCACTGGCTGTGCTGGTGCTGCTGGCGTTCCTGCGCAACCTGCGCTTTACGCTGGTGGCCGCGACCGCGATCCCGATCTCGGTAATCGCGACCTTCGGGCTGGTCTACTTCGGCGGCCTGACGCTGAACCTGATGACGCTCGGCGGGATCGCGCTCGGCGTCGGCCTGATGGTCGACAACGCGATCGTCGTGATCGAGAGCATCGCGCGCAACCGCGAGGAGAACCCGGGCCTCGGGATCCCCGAGGCCGCGATCAAGGGCACCGGACAGGTTTCCGCGGCGATCGTCGCGAGCACCCTGACAACGCTCGCGATCTTCCTGCCGCTGTTTTTCGCCGAGGAACTCGCCGGGCAGCTGTTCAAGCCGCTGGCGGCGGTGGTCGCGTTTGCACTGGCGGTGTCGCTGATCGCATCGCTGACACTGGTGCCGATGCTGATGGCGCGGCGGATGCTGCATTCGGCGAGCGCGGCGACCGCGACCCCGCACGGACTGGAACGCACTTACCTGCGGTTGCTGGAACCGGCGCTGCGGCACCCCTGGTGGGTGGTGCTGGCGAGCCTCGCGCTGCTGCTGTTCGCCCTGCAGGGCTACCGCGGCGTGGGCACCGAGTTCCTGCCGGCCACCGACGAGGGCGACATCCGGATCAACCTGTCGATGGAACCCGGCACGCGGCTGGAGGTGCTGGACGCGGTGACCCGCGAAGTCGAGGCGACGGTGCGCGAACGGGTTCCCGAGGCGCAGCACATGGTCACCAGCATCGGCGCTTCGGCGTTCGGTTTCGGGTCGCCAAGCTCGTCCAACCTGCGCCTGAACGTCGGCCCGCGCGATGCCCGCGACCGCTCCAGCGAGGAGATCGCGGCCGCACTGCGCCAGGCAATCGGCCAGCCGCCCGGGGTGACCGTGCGCGTACGCGCCTCCGGCGGGATCTTCATGCGCGGCTTCGGGCGCGGCGACGACACCGAGCGCCTGTCGATCGAGGTGCGGGGGTTCGACCGGGTCGCGATGAACGCGGTTGCGCTGGCCTTCGGCGAGGCGGTCGAGGACATCCCCGGCGTCACCGACGTGCGCGTGGGCGACGACGGCGGGCAGCCGGAGTTCCTGACCCGGATCGACCGCGCGCGGGCCGCGGACCTCGGCGTCGACGTGCGCAGCATCGCGCAGGCGATCGAGACCGCGATTGGCGGCTCGCGCGCCGGGCAGTTGCGGACCGGGGGCACCGAGACGCGCATCTGGGTGCAGGTGCAGGACGCCGAACACCGGCGGCTCGACGAACTGCTGAACCTGACCGTCGCCGGCGCCGGCGCCGGCGGCGAGCGCATCCCGCTGCGCAGCCTGGTGCGGTTCGAGCCGGTGATCGGGCCTTCGAGCATCCAGCGCCGCGAGCAGGCGCGCATCGCGACGCTGTTCGTGAACGTGGCGGAGCGCCCGCTGGGCGACATCGCGGCCGACGTGCGCGCGGCACTCGCCCAGATCCCGCTGCCGGACGAGGTGGACTACCAGGTCAGCGGCGACATCGAGGAGCAGGAGGCGGCGTTCTCGGAGCTGTTCCTCGGCACGGTGCTGGCGATCCTGCTCGTCTACATGGTGATGGCCAGCCTGTACGAGTCCTTGCGCGACCCGCTGATCGTGATGTTCTCGGTGCCGCTGGCGGCGATCGGCGTGGTGCTGGCGCTGCGCCTGACCGGAACCACGCTGAACGTGCAGTCGCTGATCGGAGTGATGCTGCTGGTCGGCATCGTGGTGAACAACGCGATCCTGCTGGTCGACCGGATGGCGCGGCTGCAGCGCGGCGAGGGCCGCGCGGTGCGCGACGCGGTGCTCCTCGCAGCAAGGCAGCGGCTGCGGCCGATCCTGATGACCACGCTGACGACGATCCTCGCGCTGGTGCCCTTGTCGCTCGGCCTCGGCGAGGGCGGCGAAGCGCAGGCGCCGATGGCCCGCGTGGTGATCGGCGGGCTGATCTCCTCGACGCTGATCACGTTGTTCCTGATCCCGGCGCTGTACCTGATCGTTCACCGCACCGCGACGGCAACGGCAGCGCCGGTCGTGCCGCCATCACGAGAGACGGCCTGA